A stretch of the Armatimonadota bacterium genome encodes the following:
- a CDS encoding MBL fold metallo-hydrolase — protein MPADIVLLGTGVIRPDLERSGPATLLRFGQELILVDCAEGTTLQLLRAGVPPQQVQVMFFTHLHADHILGYPYFVIAGWSDGRQALRVYGPPGTARMHALLFEEILAEDLAYRLSLGRPPSGLLDVSVHELHPGPVDYPGEVRIFAFETVHATYNLAYRFEHPEGSAVVSGDTAYFEPLAEFARGADVFVLECSLVEGARRTVYRGPEGERVWQHLQAQHLTARQAGLLARSAGVPRLVLNHLPRGVDPGEIVTEIQGVYDGEVVVGEDLLVVPLQGPPLRLYPVRP, from the coding sequence GTGCCGGCGGACATCGTGCTTCTGGGGACCGGAGTAATCCGTCCGGATCTGGAGCGCTCGGGCCCCGCCACCCTCCTTCGGTTCGGTCAGGAGCTCATCCTGGTGGACTGCGCGGAGGGTACGACCCTGCAGCTCCTGCGGGCGGGGGTTCCGCCCCAGCAGGTACAGGTGATGTTCTTCACCCATCTCCATGCCGACCACATCCTTGGGTACCCCTACTTCGTGATTGCGGGCTGGAGCGACGGCCGGCAGGCCCTGCGGGTGTACGGCCCCCCGGGCACCGCGCGGATGCACGCCCTGCTCTTCGAGGAGATCCTCGCGGAGGATCTGGCGTACCGGCTCTCCCTAGGACGTCCCCCGAGCGGGCTGCTGGACGTGTCGGTGCACGAGCTTCACCCTGGCCCCGTGGACTACCCCGGGGAAGTCCGTATCTTCGCCTTCGAGACCGTGCACGCCACCTACAACCTCGCGTACCGGTTCGAGCACCCGGAGGGCTCCGCGGTGGTCTCCGGGGACACCGCGTACTTCGAGCCCCTCGCGGAGTTCGCCCGGGGGGCGGATGTCTTCGTGTTGGAGTGCTCCCTGGTGGAGGGGGCGCGGAGGACTGTCTACCGTGGTCCTGAAGGGGAGCGGGTCTGGCAGCATCTCCAGGCCCAGCACCTCACCGCCCGCCAGGCAGGCCTGCTGGCCCGATCCGCGGGTGTTCCCCGCCTGGTGCTCAACCACCTCCCCCGCGGCGTGGACCCTGGAGAAATCGTCACGGAGATTCAGGGGGTGTACGATGGGGAGGTGGTCGTGGGGGAGGACCTCCTCGTGGTTCCCCTGCAGGGTCCACCGCTCCGTCTGTACCCTGTACGCCCTTGA
- a CDS encoding ABC transporter permease: MDRKPAGQLCAARKSVLQEKREGTFRRLLVAPMSRAVMLVGKLLPYYTINLIQLAIMLGASSLLFRMGLGHSPIGLVAVSLTAAAAATGLVAVLCPALSCRTG, from the coding sequence CTGGATCGTAAGCCTGCTGGCCAGCTCTGTGCTGCAAGAAAATCTGTGCTGCAAGAAAAGCGGGAGGGAACCTTCCGTCGGCTGTTGGTGGCTCCGATGAGCCGGGCGGTGATGCTGGTGGGGAAGCTGCTGCCATACTACACCATCAACCTGATCCAGCTGGCGATCATGCTGGGGGCATCCAGCCTATTGTTCAGGATGGGCCTGGGCCATTCGCCGATCGGCCTGGTGGCAGTGAGCCTGACCGCTGCGGCGGCGGCCACCGGGCTGGTGGCTGTTTTGTGCCCCGCATTATCATGCCGGACTGGCTGA
- a CDS encoding DUF2207 domain-containing protein has product MRARCLRVPAVLAATAAVLLWGAAGWAKSYDHPEVEVSFRLLPDGSAHAEEVRAFRFRGAFSWAEVSRSTRGRYGTYGLRYEGVWDADTGEALPFEQRRVGAEEVLRWTYRAQDTTRRFRIRYRIERAVQRYPDVAQFYWQALEGDHAPVAVVRVALQLPQPSPNLFKVFVHSRTEPGDLHIAPDFASARVAVGRVPENSPVEVRVLVDPAVFPAAPLLRGETYDSLLRDERRQARGALAHLARAVAPLLLAAALVGAYVWTYRTYGKEPEVHYEGVYEREPPRPLPPAVVSAILAQSRPRREDLVQGFAATLLEAARLGYLEVEERESPGLFGTGLFRSTDLTYRLTDKGRARLAGRPAGGGWERDLEPFEVQVLEVVFRQAGPGDEVTGDQIEAWGRRERGGRTNFLRFAEPWGAALRSWFETRHFPLDDPRSETARNVFVVASVGVVLASWLTGGLVGALVTPVGLLVAAVAAWSLPRRTPEAALEVRRWEAFRRFLVDFSAMKDAGPNLLPLWETYLVYATALGVAEKLLENLRRVATDLGQPPPQPRWFRSFRSPSAAGGLQAAGPASLDALARAFQNFHNLSRALSKSTRTGGGFGRGGGGGGGGGRSRAG; this is encoded by the coding sequence ATGAGGGCGAGGTGCCTGCGGGTCCCGGCCGTGCTGGCTGCGACCGCTGCGGTGCTCCTGTGGGGCGCAGCCGGGTGGGCCAAGTCCTACGACCACCCCGAGGTGGAGGTTTCGTTCCGCCTGCTCCCAGACGGCTCCGCGCACGCCGAGGAGGTCCGGGCGTTCCGGTTCCGAGGGGCGTTCTCCTGGGCGGAGGTGAGCCGGTCCACCCGCGGGCGGTACGGCACGTACGGGCTGCGCTACGAGGGGGTGTGGGACGCGGACACCGGGGAGGCGCTTCCCTTCGAGCAGCGCAGGGTCGGGGCAGAGGAGGTGCTGCGGTGGACGTACCGGGCGCAGGACACCACCCGGCGCTTCCGGATCCGGTACCGGATTGAGCGTGCGGTCCAGCGGTACCCCGACGTGGCGCAGTTCTACTGGCAGGCCCTGGAGGGAGACCACGCGCCGGTGGCGGTGGTGCGGGTCGCGCTCCAGCTGCCGCAGCCCAGCCCGAACCTGTTCAAGGTCTTCGTCCACAGCCGCACGGAGCCGGGAGACCTCCACATCGCGCCTGACTTCGCCAGCGCCCGCGTGGCCGTGGGCAGGGTGCCCGAGAACTCGCCCGTGGAGGTCCGGGTCCTGGTGGACCCTGCCGTGTTCCCCGCGGCCCCGTTGCTGCGGGGCGAGACGTACGACAGCCTGCTCCGGGACGAGCGCCGCCAGGCGCGGGGCGCACTCGCACACCTGGCTCGGGCGGTAGCGCCCCTCTTGCTCGCCGCCGCCCTCGTGGGCGCCTACGTGTGGACCTACCGGACGTACGGGAAGGAGCCCGAGGTTCACTACGAGGGGGTCTACGAGCGCGAGCCTCCCAGACCCCTCCCGCCCGCGGTGGTGTCCGCGATCCTGGCCCAGTCCCGCCCCCGGAGGGAGGACCTGGTCCAGGGATTCGCCGCGACCCTGCTGGAGGCGGCGCGGCTGGGCTACCTGGAGGTGGAGGAACGTGAAAGCCCGGGCCTTTTCGGAACAGGACTGTTCCGCTCCACGGACCTGACGTACCGGCTCACGGACAAAGGACGCGCGCGGCTGGCGGGCCGGCCGGCGGGCGGTGGCTGGGAGCGCGACCTCGAGCCTTTCGAGGTGCAGGTGTTGGAAGTGGTGTTCCGCCAGGCGGGGCCGGGGGATGAGGTCACGGGAGACCAGATCGAGGCATGGGGGCGGAGGGAACGCGGCGGAAGGACCAACTTCCTGCGGTTCGCGGAACCCTGGGGTGCTGCGTTGCGGAGCTGGTTCGAGACGCGGCACTTCCCCCTGGACGACCCGCGCAGCGAGACGGCGCGGAACGTGTTCGTGGTCGCCTCTGTCGGCGTGGTGCTGGCAAGCTGGCTCACCGGCGGCCTCGTCGGAGCCCTGGTGACACCGGTGGGGCTGCTGGTGGCAGCTGTGGCGGCCTGGAGCCTCCCCCGCCGGACTCCGGAGGCCGCCCTGGAGGTCAGACGGTGGGAGGCCTTCCGACGGTTCCTGGTGGACTTTTCCGCCATGAAGGACGCAGGCCCCAACCTGCTCCCGCTGTGGGAGACCTACCTGGTGTACGCTACAGCCCTGGGAGTGGCTGAAAAGCTCCTGGAGAACCTCAGGCGGGTGGCCACAGACCTCGGGCAACCCCCTCCGCAGCCCCGCTGGTTCCGCTCCTTCCGCTCCCCCTCCGCGGCCGGCGGGCTTCAGGCGGCAGGGCCCGCCTCCCTGGACGCCCTGGCTAGGGCGTTCCAGAACTTCCACAACCTCTCCCGGGCCCTGTCCAAATCCACCCGCACGGGCGGCGGGTTTGGAAGGGGCGGCGGCGGAGGTGGAGGAGGAGGCCGGAGCCGAGCAGGGTAG
- a CDS encoding LemA family protein yields the protein MAAAVAVAVVALLLVLYAVALYNRLVVLRNRVDNAWAQVDVQLRRRYDLIPNLVEAVKGYAAHERETFERVTEARARAIAAGSVGEQAQAEDMLTRALRSLFAVAENYPELRASENFRRLQEDLSETEDKIAFARQFYNDTALLYNNLRQSFPAVLLAGALGFGPRDYFEVADQAREPVAVRF from the coding sequence ATGGCGGCGGCGGTGGCTGTGGCGGTCGTTGCTCTGCTCCTGGTGCTGTACGCGGTGGCGCTGTACAACCGCCTGGTGGTGCTGCGGAACCGGGTGGACAATGCCTGGGCCCAGGTGGACGTGCAGCTGCGGCGCCGGTACGACCTCATCCCCAACCTCGTGGAGGCGGTGAAGGGCTACGCCGCCCACGAGCGGGAGACGTTCGAACGGGTCACGGAGGCCCGGGCCCGGGCCATCGCCGCGGGCAGCGTCGGCGAGCAGGCACAGGCCGAGGACATGCTGACCCGGGCCCTGCGGAGCCTGTTCGCCGTGGCGGAGAACTACCCCGAGCTGCGCGCCAGCGAGAACTTCCGGAGGCTGCAGGAGGACCTGAGCGAGACGGAGGACAAAATCGCCTTCGCCCGCCAGTTCTACAACGACACGGCCCTGCTCTACAACAACCTGCGGCAGTCGTTCCCCGCGGTGCTCCTGGCGGGCGCCCTGGGCTTCGGACCTCGGGACTACTTCGAGGTCGCCGACCAGGCCCGGGAGCCCGTGGCCGTCCGCTTCTGA
- a CDS encoding ABC transporter permease, whose amino-acid sequence MRRSRSAQLGLGILTAFALCGLLAPLLAPYDPYASDLEKSLRPPSREHWLGTDELGRDILSRILYGARLSMVIGIIAVGIGVALGVPIGLISGYFGGWTDLVAQRLIDVLLAFPSTVLAILMVVILGVGLQNVMMAVGVVSVPTYARLVRAQVLSLKEQAFVEAARALGAGTGRILFRHLLSNTVAVLIVQTTLQVASAILSAAALGFLGLGVQQPTAEWGAMLSTARQYIQLAPHTLVFPGLAILLTVLGFNLFGDGLRDALDPRLRL is encoded by the coding sequence TTGCGACGCAGTCGTTCGGCCCAACTCGGCCTTGGCATCCTCACAGCCTTCGCGCTCTGCGGCCTGCTGGCCCCCCTCCTCGCCCCGTACGACCCGTACGCCTCGGACCTGGAGAAAAGCCTGCGGCCGCCCAGCCGGGAGCACTGGTTGGGCACGGACGAATTGGGCCGGGATATCCTGAGCCGCATCCTGTACGGGGCCCGTCTTTCTATGGTGATCGGCATCATCGCCGTAGGGATCGGGGTGGCGTTGGGGGTGCCGATCGGACTGATCTCCGGATATTTCGGCGGATGGACGGATCTGGTCGCTCAGCGGCTGATCGACGTCCTGCTGGCCTTTCCCAGCACCGTGCTCGCCATCCTCATGGTGGTCATCCTGGGCGTCGGGCTGCAGAACGTGATGATGGCGGTAGGGGTGGTGTCGGTGCCGACCTACGCGCGGCTTGTGCGGGCACAGGTCCTCTCCCTCAAGGAACAGGCCTTCGTGGAGGCTGCCCGGGCTCTGGGCGCGGGGACGGGCCGGATTCTGTTCCGCCACCTTCTCTCCAATACCGTGGCGGTGCTCATCGTCCAGACGACCCTGCAGGTGGCCAGCGCCATCCTGTCCGCGGCGGCCCTGGGGTTCCTGGGACTGGGCGTCCAGCAACCCACCGCGGAGTGGGGCGCCATGCTGTCCACCGCCCGGCAGTACATCCAGCTGGCCCCGCACACCCTGGTCTTCCCGGGGCTTGCCATCCTCCTCACGGTACTAGGATTTAATCTGTTCGGGGACGGCCTACGGGATGCCCTGGATCCACGGCTGCGGCTGTGA
- a CDS encoding ABC transporter permease, translating to MWPYVLKRLLLAFPVLLGVSVVVFATLRLIPGDPAQIMAGQAATQEVVEEIRRSLGLDQPLPVQYLYFLRNILRGDLGRSLFSGAPVVEELGQRFPRTVRLAMASMALAALIGIPAGIVAATRRLSWVDTLVMVLALAGVSMPVFWLGLNLILVFSVRLGWLPAFGHETWRHLVLPSLTLGTASAAVIARMTRSSMLEVLGQDYIRTARAKGLLERAVVYRHALRNALIPVVTILGLQLGTLLSGAVLTETVFAWPGIGRLLVEAVLARDYPVVQGTVLLIATTFVVLNLLVDILYALLDPRIRYA from the coding sequence GTGTGGCCCTACGTCCTCAAGCGGCTGCTGCTCGCCTTTCCGGTCCTGCTGGGGGTCTCCGTGGTGGTCTTTGCGACCCTACGCCTGATCCCCGGGGACCCTGCCCAGATCATGGCGGGTCAAGCTGCCACGCAGGAGGTGGTGGAGGAAATCCGGAGATCCTTAGGGCTGGATCAGCCGCTCCCTGTCCAGTACCTGTACTTCCTCCGAAACATCCTGCGGGGAGACCTAGGGCGTTCCTTGTTCAGTGGGGCGCCCGTGGTGGAGGAGCTCGGGCAGCGGTTTCCCCGCACGGTGCGGCTGGCCATGGCCAGCATGGCCTTGGCCGCCCTCATCGGGATTCCCGCGGGGATCGTGGCGGCCACCCGCCGCCTCTCCTGGGTGGACACCCTGGTCATGGTCCTGGCCCTCGCAGGGGTCTCCATGCCCGTGTTCTGGCTGGGGCTGAACCTGATTCTGGTCTTCTCCGTGCGACTGGGGTGGCTGCCGGCCTTCGGGCATGAGACCTGGCGGCACCTCGTGCTCCCCTCCCTGACCCTGGGGACGGCCAGCGCCGCGGTCATCGCCCGCATGACCCGGTCCAGCATGCTGGAAGTCCTGGGCCAGGACTACATCCGGACTGCGCGGGCCAAAGGACTTCTGGAGCGGGCGGTGGTGTACCGCCATGCCCTGCGCAATGCCCTGATTCCCGTGGTCACCATCCTCGGCCTGCAGCTCGGCACCTTGCTGTCGGGTGCCGTGCTCACGGAGACGGTGTTCGCGTGGCCCGGGATCGGACGGCTGCTGGTGGAGGCGGTCCTGGCCCGGGACTACCCGGTGGTTCAAGGCACCGTTCTGCTCATCGCCACCACCTTCGTGGTGCTCAACCTGCTCGTAGACATCCTCTATGCCCTCCTCGACCCCCGAATCCGGTACGCCTAG
- a CDS encoding glutathione ABC transporter substrate-binding protein, with amino-acid sequence MIGRGVDSVTLSPYATAAPDAEVIAHVAETLYELTPEGRIVPKLAESMPRVSPDGRTLTIRLRRGIRFHDGTAFDAHAVKWNFDFILNPENRVPFRGILLGEVASVDVVDRYTVRLNLRRPFVPLLAHLTHDFLAIHSPAAVERAGGMRPPNGEPYGRQPVGTGPFRFREWVRGDRIVLERNPDYWGPRKPLLDQIVWRAIPDDGARVLALEGGQVHVAVRVPPRETTRLALNRALRIDRTSSVRTIFIAFNNQKFTDARVRQAFNYAVNKRAIVQTVLGGAARVSDAPISPGIVGYVPIQPGGWPYDVNRARQLLAEAGHGGGLTVTILHPTGRYVQDAAVAAAVQAQLRAAGINARLQTMEWAAYLAYTNQPVDRTPVEMFMLGWGTVTGDADYGLYSLFHSSQWAPAGFNRAFYRNPQVDQLLDQARGEVNPARRADLYKQAMTLIWRDAPWIFLHSESQTTGVRREVQGLVVHPTERILAHTAWLRR; translated from the coding sequence ATGATCGGGCGGGGGGTAGACTCCGTCACCCTGAGCCCGTACGCCACCGCGGCGCCGGACGCGGAGGTGATCGCCCACGTGGCGGAGACCCTCTATGAGCTCACGCCGGAAGGGCGCATCGTTCCCAAGCTCGCGGAGTCCATGCCGCGGGTGAGCCCCGATGGCCGTACCCTGACCATCCGGCTGCGTAGGGGCATCCGGTTCCACGACGGCACGGCGTTCGACGCCCACGCGGTGAAGTGGAACTTCGACTTCATCCTGAATCCTGAGAACCGCGTGCCCTTCCGGGGCATCCTGCTCGGAGAGGTCGCCAGCGTGGATGTGGTAGACCGGTATACCGTGCGCCTGAACCTGCGCCGGCCTTTCGTGCCCCTGTTGGCCCACCTCACCCACGACTTCCTCGCCATCCACAGCCCCGCCGCGGTGGAGCGGGCAGGCGGGATGCGGCCTCCCAACGGCGAGCCCTATGGCCGGCAGCCCGTGGGCACGGGACCTTTCCGGTTCCGGGAGTGGGTACGCGGGGACCGCATCGTGCTGGAGCGCAATCCCGACTACTGGGGCCCCCGCAAGCCGCTGCTGGATCAGATCGTCTGGCGGGCCATCCCGGATGACGGGGCCCGGGTGTTAGCCCTGGAGGGCGGGCAGGTGCATGTGGCGGTGCGGGTGCCTCCCCGGGAGACCACCCGCCTGGCGCTCAACCGGGCCTTGCGCATCGACCGCACGAGCAGCGTGCGCACCATCTTCATCGCCTTCAACAACCAGAAGTTCACGGACGCCCGGGTGCGGCAGGCATTCAACTACGCGGTGAACAAGCGGGCCATCGTACAGACGGTGCTGGGCGGGGCCGCCCGGGTTTCGGACGCCCCCATCTCTCCCGGCATTGTGGGCTATGTGCCCATCCAGCCCGGTGGGTGGCCCTACGATGTGAACCGGGCCAGGCAGCTGCTGGCCGAGGCCGGGCACGGGGGTGGTCTCACCGTGACGATCCTGCACCCCACGGGTCGGTACGTGCAGGACGCGGCGGTGGCCGCCGCGGTGCAGGCGCAGCTGCGGGCCGCGGGCATCAACGCACGGCTGCAGACCATGGAGTGGGCCGCCTACCTCGCGTACACGAACCAGCCCGTGGATCGCACGCCCGTAGAGATGTTCATGCTGGGCTGGGGCACGGTCACGGGGGACGCGGACTATGGGCTCTACAGCCTTTTTCACAGCAGCCAGTGGGCCCCCGCGGGCTTTAACCGGGCCTTCTACCGGAATCCGCAGGTGGACCAGCTCTTAGACCAGGCACGCGGCGAGGTCAACCCGGCCCGGCGGGCGGACCTCTACAAACAGGCCATGACCCTGATCTGGCGGGATGCCCCCTGGATCTTCCTGCACAGCGAATCCCAGACCACGGGCGTGCGGCGGGAGGTTCAGGGTCTTGTGGTGCATCCCACGGAGCGGATCCTGGCCCACACGGCCTGGCTGCGCCGGTAG
- a CDS encoding 7-cyano-7-deazaguanine synthase — protein sequence MSALRESLVEEIRRITGGQPVAVAFSGGLDSTVVAALAKEALGPEKVLLVTVNMGQYAYRRGNEIVLEMAERLGLQQRCLLGQALQDRMMRSGPACNRCTREIKLGLVKAASRGRLVLTGANRSDTWGKMGVKLCNGIYAPLLDLDKPQIRALARELGIDPPQTKIGENPGREGCKLKHLLKPLVNPDYHGRAVARANEVVLEAVRECGFPAALANVKVIGPLARNIGLVNLRPHPPREVADRVLRALREIPELEEVHLVDRPLVLVAKANPSILGDPHARYWLQHGRIQPDFAHPIQVEWLPSGNHRLSTFHVVAFRWAEAPSVHQADCQGKLLDKPADPAL from the coding sequence ATGTCCGCACTCCGGGAATCCCTGGTGGAGGAGATCCGGCGGATCACAGGCGGGCAGCCGGTGGCCGTGGCCTTCAGCGGCGGGCTCGATAGCACCGTGGTGGCCGCCCTCGCCAAGGAGGCCCTAGGTCCCGAGAAAGTTCTGCTCGTCACCGTGAACATGGGGCAGTACGCCTACCGCCGGGGCAACGAGATCGTGCTGGAGATGGCGGAACGGCTTGGCCTGCAGCAGCGGTGCCTGCTGGGCCAGGCCCTGCAGGACCGCATGATGCGTTCCGGCCCCGCCTGTAACCGCTGCACCCGGGAGATCAAGTTGGGACTTGTAAAGGCTGCCTCCCGGGGACGGCTCGTGCTCACGGGCGCCAACCGCTCTGATACCTGGGGCAAGATGGGTGTAAAGCTCTGTAACGGAATCTATGCGCCGCTGTTGGACCTCGACAAACCCCAGATCCGGGCGCTCGCCCGGGAGCTGGGGATCGACCCGCCGCAGACCAAGATCGGGGAGAACCCGGGACGGGAGGGCTGCAAACTCAAGCACCTCCTGAAACCCCTTGTAAACCCCGACTACCACGGCCGGGCCGTGGCACGGGCCAACGAGGTGGTCCTGGAGGCGGTGCGGGAGTGCGGCTTTCCAGCTGCGCTCGCGAACGTGAAGGTCATCGGACCGCTGGCGCGGAACATCGGACTGGTGAACCTGCGGCCGCATCCCCCGCGGGAGGTCGCGGACCGCGTGCTCCGGGCCCTGCGGGAGATCCCGGAGCTCGAGGAGGTGCACCTGGTGGACCGGCCCCTGGTCCTCGTGGCGAAGGCCAACCCCTCCATCCTCGGCGACCCGCATGCCCGGTACTGGCTGCAGCACGGCCGGATACAGCCGGACTTCGCCCACCCCATCCAGGTGGAGTGGCTCCCCAGCGGCAACCACCGTCTGAGCACCTTCCACGTGGTGGCCTTCCGATGGGCGGAGGCTCCCTCGGTTCATCAAGCCGATTGTCAAGGTAAACTACTTGACAAACCGGCAGACCCCGCGCTATAA
- a CDS encoding Hsp20/alpha crystallin family protein — protein MLTRWSRWDPFEEIRAIQREISNLFDRFFGSAQLAPATRAASWVPPLEAFYHKDHLILRFFLPGVDPKTVDVSVTGNVLTVRGERKLEMDIPQEDYLFCEVNYGPFERTVNLPAEVKTDQVNARYQHGVLEISLPVAEAARPRKVPVEVK, from the coding sequence ATGCTCACCCGTTGGAGCCGGTGGGATCCCTTCGAGGAGATCCGCGCCATCCAGCGTGAGATCAGCAACCTCTTCGACCGCTTCTTCGGCTCCGCCCAGCTTGCGCCCGCAACCCGCGCCGCTTCCTGGGTTCCGCCCCTGGAGGCCTTCTACCACAAGGATCACCTGATCCTGCGGTTCTTCCTTCCCGGGGTGGATCCCAAGACCGTGGACGTCTCCGTCACGGGGAACGTGCTGACGGTGCGGGGCGAGCGGAAGCTGGAGATGGACATCCCGCAGGAGGACTACCTCTTCTGCGAGGTGAACTACGGGCCCTTCGAGCGGACCGTGAACCTGCCGGCGGAGGTGAAGACCGACCAGGTGAACGCGCGGTACCAGCATGGGGTGCTGGAGATCTCCTTGCCCGTGGCGGAGGCCGCGCGTCCGCGGAAGGTGCCCGTGGAGGTGAAGTAA
- the queG gene encoding tRNA epoxyqueuosine(34) reductase QueG, with protein MSALAPPVTSAWVKTRARELGFDLVGIARAEPLAEHAERLRRWLAQGMHGTMAYVAQHVDRAVDPARFLAGVRSVIVVGLAYRWDASEPEDDRLRGRVSCYAWGEDYHRVLERRLRQLCADLRSHGARLARPYVDTGPTLDRAWAQRAGIGWFGKNTLILTRTGHGSYVFLGEVFTDLALEPDPPAQGSCGACRICLDRCPTGAIVAPYVVDARRCISYLTIEHRGWIPRELRPLLGTWVFGCDICQEVCPHNVLVKTGLHAEFAPRRDVAYPDLIELLHLDEETYLERFRGSALRRAKRQGLRRNAAVALGNLRDPRAVPALVEALRDADPIVRGHAAWALGRIRGPEAEAALRARLEVEEDPAVREELQEALRATGAP; from the coding sequence GTGTCCGCCCTCGCCCCTCCCGTGACCTCCGCGTGGGTCAAGACCCGGGCCCGGGAGCTGGGATTTGATCTCGTGGGGATTGCCCGGGCGGAGCCCCTGGCAGAGCATGCGGAGCGCCTGCGGCGCTGGCTCGCACAGGGAATGCACGGCACCATGGCGTACGTGGCCCAACATGTGGACCGGGCCGTGGATCCCGCTCGGTTCCTCGCGGGGGTTCGGTCCGTGATCGTGGTGGGGCTGGCGTACCGATGGGATGCTTCAGAACCCGAGGACGATCGACTCCGCGGCCGCGTCTCCTGCTATGCCTGGGGCGAGGACTACCACCGGGTGCTGGAGCGCAGGCTGCGGCAGCTGTGCGCGGATCTCCGGAGCCATGGTGCCCGCCTGGCCCGTCCGTATGTAGACACGGGCCCCACCCTGGACCGTGCGTGGGCCCAGCGGGCGGGGATCGGCTGGTTCGGTAAGAACACCCTGATCCTCACCCGCACGGGCCACGGCTCGTACGTATTCCTGGGCGAGGTCTTCACGGACCTGGCGCTGGAGCCGGATCCGCCCGCTCAGGGCAGCTGCGGGGCCTGCCGCATCTGCCTGGACCGGTGCCCCACGGGCGCCATCGTGGCCCCGTACGTGGTGGATGCCCGGCGGTGCATCAGCTACCTCACCATCGAACACCGGGGCTGGATTCCGAGAGAACTGCGCCCCCTCCTCGGCACGTGGGTGTTCGGATGCGACATCTGCCAGGAGGTCTGTCCCCACAACGTCCTCGTCAAAACAGGCCTGCACGCGGAGTTCGCGCCACGCCGGGACGTGGCGTACCCCGACCTCATCGAACTCCTGCACCTGGATGAAGAGACCTACCTGGAACGGTTCCGGGGAAGCGCCCTCCGGCGGGCCAAGCGCCAGGGACTCCGGCGCAACGCGGCCGTGGCCCTCGGCAACCTCCGGGATCCGCGGGCGGTCCCCGCTCTCGTCGAAGCCCTTAGGGACGCGGATCCCATCGTGCGGGGACACGCGGCGTGGGCCCTGGGACGGATCCGCGGACCGGAGGCGGAGGCCGCGCTGCGGGCGCGGCTGGAGGTGGAGGAGGACCCTGCGGTGCGGGAGGAGCTTCAGGAGGCCCTGAGAGCTACGGGTGCACCGTGA
- a CDS encoding type II secretion system GspH family protein, translated as MCGGWRRRAVQLPAGERGLTLVEILVAIVLFGLVAVFLMYTFLAGMRFTSRANELAAATTIANQVLEQVRASVNCCPTPGCDQGVNWTALPRTPIPLPTPYHRVANIGPYRFDVEVTPLPPESDLSIVFPRVRVWRSGAPDDQPLVELVTACDDQ; from the coding sequence ATGTGCGGCGGCTGGAGAAGGCGGGCAGTCCAGCTCCCGGCTGGGGAGCGGGGGCTCACCCTGGTGGAGATCCTCGTGGCCATCGTGCTGTTCGGGCTGGTGGCCGTGTTCCTCATGTACACCTTCCTCGCGGGCATGCGGTTCACCTCCCGGGCCAACGAGCTGGCGGCCGCCACCACCATCGCGAACCAGGTGCTGGAGCAGGTCCGGGCGAGCGTGAACTGCTGCCCGACACCCGGCTGCGACCAAGGGGTGAACTGGACCGCGCTCCCGCGGACCCCCATCCCCCTTCCAACCCCCTACCACCGCGTCGCCAACATCGGCCCCTACCGGTTCGACGTGGAGGTCACCCCGCTTCCCCCTGAATCGGATCTCTCCATCGTGTTCCCCAGGGTACGGGTGTGGCGGTCGGGGGCTCCGGATGATCAGCCGCTTGTGGAGCTGGTGACCGCGTGCGATGACCAGTAA
- a CDS encoding prepilin-type N-terminal cleavage/methylation domain-containing protein, whose product MTSKVLTYHRLWDSRGLSLLELLLALTLLALVTLGIYALVGAGVTAARDTGAMLRAQTQVRAALDGIVDEARWAARVLPSPTPTADSVALCVPSSPRTGTSYYVRFAYDPANRAITRAEDPDAEGSEPFGAPEVLARLPAGGAGPTFALEYYTPLGEPAVDPGSVAQIRIRIRMMVETRMGTPAVERELIGDVALRQFETSCP is encoded by the coding sequence ATGACCAGTAAAGTCCTGACCTACCATCGCCTTTGGGATTCCAGAGGCCTGAGCCTCCTGGAGTTGCTCCTGGCCCTGACCCTGCTGGCCCTGGTGACCCTGGGGATCTACGCCCTCGTGGGGGCCGGGGTCACCGCGGCCCGGGACACGGGGGCCATGCTCCGCGCCCAGACCCAGGTGCGGGCGGCCCTGGACGGGATCGTGGACGAGGCGCGGTGGGCGGCGAGGGTGCTCCCTTCCCCCACACCCACCGCGGACTCCGTGGCCCTTTGCGTTCCGAGCAGTCCCCGCACCGGCACGTCCTATTACGTGCGGTTCGCCTACGATCCGGCAAACCGGGCCATCACCCGTGCGGAGGATCCCGATGCCGAGGGGTCGGAACCCTTCGGGGCCCCGGAGGTTCTGGCGAGGCTCCCGGCCGGCGGAGCTGGCCCCACCTTCGCCCTGGAGTACTACACCCCCTTGGGGGAGCCGGCCGTGGATCCGGGGAGCGTGGCCCAGATCCGGATCCGGATCCGGATGATGGTGGAGACGCGCATGGGGACCCCCGCGGTGGAGCGGGAGCTCATAGGCGATGTGGCGTTGCGGCAGTTCGAGACCTCGTGTCCGTGA